The Deltaproteobacteria bacterium genome includes the window TACCGGGCGCTGGCGGACCGTTTCCGTGTGCCGCTCGTCCTGGTCGACGTTCCGTTCGTCTACGGAGAGGTCCCGCCGCACCACTTCGCGTACGTGGAGAGCCAGCTGGCCGACCTCGCCGCGGTCGCCGCGAAGATCGCCGGGCGGGATACGGACCGGGGGACGCTTTTGGAAACCGTCCGCCTCGCACGGGAAGGCTCCCGCCTGTGGGACGAGTGCCTGAAGACCGGCCGCGCCCGCCCCTCCCCGTGGACCGGCTTCGACGCCTTCTTCCACCTCGCGCCGATCGTCGCGCTTCGCGGCACCGCGGAGTGCAACGCCTACTACCGGACGCTCCGGGACGAGCTCTCGGACCGGGTCGCCCGCGGCGTCGGCGGGATCGCGAACGAACGGGTCCGCCTGCTCTGGGACAACCTCCCCGTTTGGTTCCACCTGCGGGAGCTCTCGACCCTGCTCGCAGGGAAAGGATTCAACATCGTCTGCGCAACGTACACGAACGCCTGGGCGGAGGCGGGGGCGCTGATCGACCCGGCCGACCCGGAAGGATCCGCGGCGCGCGCGTACCTCCACGTCTTCCTCAACCGGGACCTTCCCCACCGGCTCGCGCTGATGAAGCGGCTGTGCTCCGAATACGGCGCGACCGGGGCGATTCTCCACAGCGACCGTTCCTGCAAGCCGTACTCGATCGGCCAGGTCGACCTTTCGCGCCGCCTCTCCGACGCGGCGGGTGTCCGGTCGCTCCTGCTGGAAGCGGACCACGCCGACCCGCGCTCCTGGTCCGAAGCGCAGGCGCGCGCCCGCCTCGACGCCTTCACGGAGATGTTCGAGTGAAGCCCCTCCCCAGGGAATTCTACGACCGCGACACCGTGCGGGTCGCGACCGAGCTGTTGGGAAAGCGGCTCGTCCACCGGACGCGCGGGATCGAGCGGGTCGGGACGATCGTCGAGGTCGAGGCGTACCTGGGGCCGCACGACCGCGCCGCGCACTCCTCCCGGGGGCGGACGGAGAGGACGCGGGTGATGTTCGGCCCCCCGGGCCACGCCTACGTCTACCTGGTGTACGGAATGCACTGCTGCATGAACGTGGTGACCGAGCGCGAAGGGCACGCGTCCGCCGTCCTCCTCCGGGCGATCGAGCCGGTGCGGAACGTGGAGGGCCCCACCGCGGGCCCGGGACGGCTGTGCCGGGCGATGGACATCGACCGGCGGCTGAACGCGCACGATCTGTGCGGGGGCGGGTTCTTCATCGCGGACGCTCCGGCGGTCGACCGTCGCGCCATCGCGAAGCGGCCGCGGGTCGGGGTGGAGTACGCCGGGCGATGGGCCACGAGGCTTCTCCGGTTCTACATCCGGGGGAATCCGTTCGTGTCGAGGAAGTAGGCGCCGCCTAATACCGGCGGTCGTCGAAGGTCCGGCGGGTCTTTCTTTCCGACCGCGGAAGGGTCCCGTACGGCAGGATCTCCACCGCGCAGGAGATCATCAGGTTCCGCTTGATCTCCCTTGCGATCTCCCCGGAGAGCGCCCCGTCGGAGACGTGGGCCGCATGGGCCGAACGCTCCACCTTGAGCGTCATGTAATCCTTCCCGTCCTCGCGACGCGTGAAGTGCGACTGGTATTCGCTCCCCGCCCCGTTCACCTGGGAGAGCACCTCGTCCACCTGTCCCGGGTAGATGTTGACGCCCCGGAAGACCACCATGTCGTCGGATCGCCCGAGGATCCTGTCGTGCCTCGGCAGGATGCAGCCGCACGGGCAATCCCCCTCGACGAACCGCGTGAGGTCCCGGGAACGGTACCGGATGAGCGGCGCCGCCTCCTTGCACAGCGTGGTGTACACCATCTCCCCGATCTCGCCCGGCGCCACGGGCGCGAGGGTCTCCGGGTCGAGCAGCTCCAGGATGTAATGGTCCGCCCAGTAGTGGATCCCCGACTCGGCGTCGCAGGAGAGCCCCGTTCCCGGCCCGTACAGTTCGG containing:
- a CDS encoding DNA-3-methyladenine glycosylase, whose protein sequence is MKPLPREFYDRDTVRVATELLGKRLVHRTRGIERVGTIVEVEAYLGPHDRAAHSSRGRTERTRVMFGPPGHAYVYLVYGMHCCMNVVTEREGHASAVLLRAIEPVRNVEGPTAGPGRLCRAMDIDRRLNAHDLCGGGFFIADAPAVDRRAIAKRPRVGVEYAGRWATRLLRFYIRGNPFVSRK
- a CDS encoding 2-hydroxyacyl-CoA dehydratase, which produces MILRRLRYEAVSRAIGPLLMAADRMRKSLSGSRGGRSAGPFGPPLESTRKLRELLSLHYLAGRFADGAVPVAWVTSGFPVEALRALGYHTVYPENHGAICSVRRLVPELSDAIEGEGYSRDLCGYARADLGSVATGKSPVGRLPKPDLLCCCTNICQTVLYWYRALADRFRVPLVLVDVPFVYGEVPPHHFAYVESQLADLAAVAAKIAGRDTDRGTLLETVRLAREGSRLWDECLKTGRARPSPWTGFDAFFHLAPIVALRGTAECNAYYRTLRDELSDRVARGVGGIANERVRLLWDNLPVWFHLRELSTLLAGKGFNIVCATYTNAWAEAGALIDPADPEGSAARAYLHVFLNRDLPHRLALMKRLCSEYGATGAILHSDRSCKPYSIGQVDLSRRLSDAAGVRSLLLEADHADPRSWSEAQARARLDAFTEMFE